In the Aquipuribacter sp. SD81 genome, GGGCCCGCTGCTCGCCCTCTACCGCCGCTACCGCCCGGACACCTTCGAGCAGGTCGTCGGCCAGGACCACGTCGTCACCCCGCTCACGACCGCGCTGGCCCGCGGCCGGGTCAACCACGCGTACCTGTTCTCGGGTCCGCGCGGCTGCGGCAAGACGACGAGCGCCCGGGTCCTCGCCCGCTCGCTCAACTGCGTCGACGGCCCGACCGCCACGCCGTGCGGGCAGTGCCCGAGCTGCGTCGACCTCGCCAACGGCGGACCCGGCAGCCTCGACGTCATCGAGATCGACGCCGCGAGCCACCGCGGCATCGACGACGCCCGCGACCTGCGGGACCGCGTGACCTTCGCGCCCGTCCGGGACCGCTACAAGGTCGTCATCATCGACGAGGCGCACCAGATCACCTCCGAGGGCTTCAACGCCCTGCTCAAGGTCGTGGAGGAGCCCCCGGAGCACGTCGTGTTCGTCTTCGCGACGACGGAGCCGGAGAAGGTGCTGGGCACGATCCGCTCCCGGACCCACCACTACCCGTTCCGCCTCGTGCCGCCGGCCCGCCTCGTGCAGCACCTGGAGGACGTGTGCCGCCGCGAGGGCGTGACGGTCGACCCGGCCGCGCTGTCGCTCGTGGTGCGCGCGGGCGCGGGCTCGGTCCGGGACTCCATGTCGGTGCTCGACCAGCTCATCGCCGGCGCCAGCGGCGACGGCCTCGACCTCGACCTCGCGACCGCCCTGCTCGGCTACGTGCCGGAGTCCTTGCTCGACGACCTCGTCGACGCGCTCGCCGCGGTCGACGGCGCCGCGGCCTTCGCCGCGGTCCACCACGCGGTCGAGGCCGGGCACGACCCGCGCCGGTACACCAACGAGCTGCTCGAGCGCCTGCGGACGCTCGTCATCGTGTCCCGCGTGGGCGACGCCGCCGCCGACGTGCTGCCCGAGGTGCCGCAGGACGCCTTCGAGCGGCTCCGGCACCAGGCCTCGCGCTTCGGCCACGCCGAGCTGTCCCGCGCGGCCGACGTGGTCGCCGCCTCGCTCGGGGAGATGGCGGGCGCCACCTCGCCGCGGTTGCTGCTGGAGCTGCTCGTCGCGCGCCTGCTGGTGGTCGGGGCCGACGCCGACGGCGGGGTGCGCACCCGCGTCGACCGCCTCGAGCGGCAGCTGTCCGCTCTCAGCGAGGGCGGAGCGGTCCTCGGCTCCGGCTCGCGGGACACCGCGCCCGCCGCGCCCACTGCGCCCGCCGCGCCCGCCGCGCCCGCCGCGCCCGCCGAGCCGACGAAGCGCCCCACCGCCGACCGGGTCACGCCGGGCCGTACCGCACCCGCCGACCGGCCCTCGACCCCCGGGCTCACGGACCGCCCTCCGGTCCCCGTCGGCGACGCACCCCGGAGCCAGGC is a window encoding:
- a CDS encoding DNA polymerase III subunit gamma and tau, giving the protein MVDGGVRGRGPLLALYRRYRPDTFEQVVGQDHVVTPLTTALARGRVNHAYLFSGPRGCGKTTSARVLARSLNCVDGPTATPCGQCPSCVDLANGGPGSLDVIEIDAASHRGIDDARDLRDRVTFAPVRDRYKVVIIDEAHQITSEGFNALLKVVEEPPEHVVFVFATTEPEKVLGTIRSRTHHYPFRLVPPARLVQHLEDVCRREGVTVDPAALSLVVRAGAGSVRDSMSVLDQLIAGASGDGLDLDLATALLGYVPESLLDDLVDALAAVDGAAAFAAVHHAVEAGHDPRRYTNELLERLRTLVIVSRVGDAAADVLPEVPQDAFERLRHQASRFGHAELSRAADVVAASLGEMAGATSPRLLLELLVARLLVVGADADGGVRTRVDRLERQLSALSEGGAVLGSGSRDTAPAAPTAPAAPAAPAAPAEPTKRPTADRVTPGRTAPADRPSTPGLTDRPPVPVGDAPRSQAPPEQAPSDQAPTPVPGRAVDADQAAARVPDRAADADRAAPPGPDRGAHAASPVAPSGSGGRGEAARPPADRPAPASGQATPGDPPDDAGGAAPPETGVTVEVVRRTWDQVVDRLRTIRRLTWTLVSENAQVLALDGARLTLGFPTQGLADAFNQRGHSGCVQEAVLDTLGVDRTVVGVTGGRGARQHDAVPADDPASASSGEETAGPRGPSGPAEPAAPGAGPELGPDGWPVVTGPAARRSAAPAG